A single region of the Malaclemys terrapin pileata isolate rMalTer1 chromosome 2, rMalTer1.hap1, whole genome shotgun sequence genome encodes:
- the NXPH1 gene encoding neurexophilin-1, with amino-acid sequence MQAVYWYAVLLLQPTLYLVTCANLTNGGKSELLKSGSSKSTLKHIWTESSKDLSISRLLSQTFHGKENDTDLDLRYDAPETYSEQDLWDWLRNSTDLQESRPRAKRRPIVKTGKFKKMFGWGDFHSNIKTVKLNLLITGKIVDHGNGTFSVYFRHNSTGQGNVSVSLVPPTKIVEFDLAQQTVIDAKDSKSFNCRIEYEKVDKATKNTLCNYDPSKTCYQEQTQSHVSWLCSKPFKVICIYISFYSTDYKLVQKVCPDYNYHSDTPYFPSG; translated from the coding sequence gtcaCATGTGCAAATTTAACAAATGGCGGCAAATCAGAACTTCTAAAATCAGGCAGCTCCAAATCCACACTAAAGCACATATGGACAGAAAGCAGCAAAGACTTGTCCATCAGCCGACTGCTATCACAGACTTTTCATGGCAAAGAAAATGATACAGATTTGGACCTGCGATATGATGCCCCAGAAACGTATTCTGAGCAAGATCTCTGGGATTGGCTGAGGAACTCCACAGATCTTCAAGAGTCTCGACCCAGAGCAAAGAGACGGCCCATTGTCAAGACTGGGAAATTTAAGAAAATGTTTGGCTGGGGCGACTTTCATTCCAACATCAAAACTGTGAAGTTAAACCTTTTAATAACTGGGAAAATTGTTGATCATGGCAATGGGACGTTTAGCGTTTATTTCAGGCACAATTCCACTGGCCAAGGGAATGTATCTGTGAGCCTGGTGCCCCCAACCAAAATAGTGGAATTTGACTTGGCACAACAAACAGTGATTGATGCCAAAGATTCCAAGTCCTTTAACTGTCGCATCGAATATGAAAAGGTTGACAAGGCCACCAAGAACACACTCTGCAACTATGACCCTTCAAAAACATGTTATCAGGAGCAGACCCAAAGTCATGTGTCATGGCTCTGCTCCAAGCCCTTTAAAGTAATCTGTATTTACATTTCCTTTTATAGTACAGATTATAAACTAGTACAGAAGGTGTGTCCTGATTACAACTACCACAGTGACACGCCCTACTTCCCTTCAGGTTGA